One window of Corvus moneduloides isolate bCorMon1 chromosome 13, bCorMon1.pri, whole genome shotgun sequence genomic DNA carries:
- the CALML4 gene encoding calmodulin-like protein 4, protein MAKFLSQDQINEFKECFSLYDKKQKGKIKASELLAVMRCLGASPTPGEVQRHLHLHRIDRNAELDFSTFLNIMYRQMKQEEPEKEILTALAMIDRQKRGVITVPELRAKLTRLGEKLSEEEVDDLLKEAKVGPNGTIRYEEFVRLICLPLADY, encoded by the exons ATG gCAAAGTTTCTGTCCCAGGATCAAATTAATG AGTTCAAGGAATGTTTTTCCCTGTACGACAAGAAGCAGAAAGGCAAGATCAAAGCCTCGGAGCTGCTGGCCGTGATGAGGTGCCTGGGAGCCAGCCCCACGCCAGGGGAGGTGCAGAGACACCTGCACCTGCACAGGATCG ACAGGAACGCAGAGCTGGACTTCTCCACCTTCCTGAACATCATGTACAGGCAGATGAAGCAGGAGGAGCCCGAGAAGGAGATCCTGACGGCCCTGGCCATGATCGACCGGCAGAAGAGAGGGGTCATCACCGTGCCCGAGCTCCGGGCCAAGCTCACCCGGCTGGGTGAGAAGCTTTCCGAGGAAGAAG tCGATGACCTGCTGAAAGAGGCCAAAGTTGGGCCAAACGGAACCATCCGATACGAAGAATTTGTGCGCCTCATTTGCCTCCCTTTGGCCGACTACTGA